Proteins from a single region of Natronincola ferrireducens:
- the ric gene encoding iron-sulfur cluster repair di-iron protein: MKYMIGSSEKVGDIVTNLPKAAGIFKSYGIDFCCGGDRRLLDVLKEQGLNEAKILESLNKAYEASQNVKNDKLDWQQAPYGQFIDYIIETHHLYLQNELPKLSQLATKILRVHGIDHGEMLSQVHKLLHSLKMELEQHLIKEEEVLFPLIRDYEKNPSQKLLDQIASVNRELEDEHDGAGDLLKKLRQVTNGYQTPAYGSCASFELTFKGLEALEWDIFQHVHLENNILFPRLEAEGNK, encoded by the coding sequence ATGAAATATATGATTGGGAGTTCAGAAAAGGTAGGTGACATTGTAACAAATCTACCTAAAGCAGCAGGGATTTTTAAATCCTACGGTATTGATTTTTGTTGTGGTGGAGATAGAAGACTCCTGGATGTTTTGAAGGAACAGGGGTTAAATGAGGCAAAAATATTAGAAAGTCTAAACAAGGCCTATGAAGCTTCTCAAAACGTAAAAAATGATAAACTAGATTGGCAACAGGCACCCTATGGACAATTCATTGATTATATCATTGAAACCCATCACCTATATCTACAAAATGAACTGCCTAAGCTAAGTCAATTAGCTACAAAAATTTTGAGGGTTCATGGTATTGACCATGGGGAAATGTTATCCCAGGTCCATAAGCTGCTTCATAGCCTAAAGATGGAGCTGGAGCAACACTTAATTAAGGAAGAAGAGGTGCTATTTCCTTTAATTAGAGACTATGAAAAAAATCCTTCACAAAAACTACTAGACCAAATAGCGTCAGTTAATAGGGAGCTAGAGGATGAACATGATGGGGCAGGGGACTTATTGAAAAAGCTTCGTCAGGTTACAAATGGATATCAGACACCTGCTTATGGAAGTTGTGCCAGCTTTGAGTTAACCTTTAAGGGATTAGAAGCTTTAGAATGGGATATTTTCCAGCACGTTCATTTAGAAAACAATATACTTTTTCCCCGTTTAGA
- a CDS encoding L,D-transpeptidase family protein gives MTWGRYGIHGTNKPNSIGYNASAGCIRMNNRDVEDLYKYVKEGTPVAIVNGLHGPFGYGLKPIKPGDFGADVMEIQRRLRARGYYNFDYLDGKYGPMMEQAVYNFQKDHDIPKNPQIEWETYEALGVILME, from the coding sequence ATAACCTGGGGTAGATACGGAATACATGGCACCAACAAACCCAATAGTATCGGCTACAATGCTTCGGCTGGATGTATCCGTATGAACAATAGAGATGTAGAGGATCTATATAAGTATGTTAAGGAGGGCACACCCGTTGCCATTGTCAATGGTCTCCATGGCCCCTTTGGTTATGGTCTTAAACCCATAAAACCAGGGGATTTTGGAGCAGATGTGATGGAAATCCAAAGAAGACTTCGAGCGAGAGGTTATTATAATTTTGATTACCTAGATGGTAAATATGGGCCCATGATGGAGCAGGCAGTGTATAATTTTCAAAAGGATCATGACATTCCGAAGAATCCCCAAATAGAGTGGGAAACCTATGAAGCACTGGGAGTTATTTTGATGGAATAA
- the asnB gene encoding asparagine synthase (glutamine-hydrolyzing) yields MEIVCGIIGWVNLEESILEKKHMMETMTEKLSKRGPDDMGIYGNNNVLFGHRRLVVVDPQGGRQPMTRQLEDKRYTIIYNGELYNTEELRKELLEVGHHFHSYSDTEVLLTSYIEWGIDCVEKFNGIYAFGIWDDYKQSLFMARDPLGVKPLFYTRVGNHLMFASEIKALLAHPLVNPIVGEEGIAEIFGLGPARSLGHGIFQNIHEVPPAHWLYYNKEGCKLKRYWQLVSKEHREDFNTTVEHVRSLLIDAIERQLVSDVPVCTFLSGGVDSSAITAITANAFKRDGRGQLNTYSIDYVDNQVYFKADEFQPNADGYYIQIMKNFVGSNHHNIIIDTPQLAAALEDAVKASDLPGMADVDSSLYLFCKEVRKNATVALSGECADEIFGGYPWFTRKEDIASNTFPWAKSMTERRNILSKNFKNIAIEDYVTSKYEETIKEVPRLEGESPADHRMRELFYLNLKWFMVTLLNRKDRMSMASNLEVRVPFADYRIVEYLWNVPWEMKYYQNKEKGLLRKALQDILPKEVLERKKSPYPKTHHPAYRRMVQQIMKEILQNPTSPLLELIDVTTAMELVETGGDSLKKPWFGQLMTGPQLLAYLIQINTWMKEYHVTVK; encoded by the coding sequence ATGGAAATCGTGTGTGGAATTATTGGTTGGGTTAATCTAGAAGAAAGCATTCTAGAAAAAAAGCATATGATGGAGACTATGACAGAAAAATTAAGCAAAAGAGGCCCTGATGATATGGGTATATACGGAAATAACAATGTGCTCTTTGGTCATAGACGGCTTGTTGTGGTGGATCCTCAAGGGGGTCGACAGCCTATGACGAGACAGCTGGAGGATAAAAGATACACCATCATTTATAATGGGGAGCTATACAACACTGAGGAATTAAGGAAAGAACTATTGGAAGTAGGACATCACTTTCACTCTTATTCTGATACGGAGGTTTTGCTAACATCCTATATAGAGTGGGGAATAGATTGTGTGGAGAAATTTAACGGGATTTATGCCTTTGGCATATGGGATGATTACAAGCAATCTCTATTTATGGCACGGGATCCCCTAGGAGTAAAACCTTTATTTTACACTAGAGTAGGCAATCACTTAATGTTTGCTTCTGAAATTAAGGCACTATTAGCCCATCCTCTTGTGAACCCTATAGTTGGAGAAGAAGGAATTGCAGAAATATTTGGTTTAGGACCTGCTCGATCCTTAGGCCATGGAATTTTTCAAAACATCCACGAAGTTCCTCCAGCCCATTGGCTTTATTACAACAAAGAAGGTTGCAAATTAAAAAGATACTGGCAGTTAGTCAGTAAAGAACATAGGGAAGATTTTAATACAACTGTGGAACATGTAAGAAGTCTATTAATCGATGCCATAGAAAGACAGCTGGTTTCAGATGTTCCAGTCTGTACCTTCTTATCTGGAGGTGTAGATTCCAGTGCGATAACTGCCATAACCGCCAATGCCTTTAAAAGAGATGGCAGGGGTCAGCTAAATACCTATTCTATTGACTATGTAGATAATCAGGTGTATTTTAAAGCCGATGAATTTCAACCTAATGCTGATGGGTACTATATACAAATTATGAAAAATTTTGTAGGCTCCAATCATCACAATATTATCATTGATACACCTCAATTAGCAGCAGCCCTTGAGGATGCTGTTAAAGCCAGCGATCTCCCGGGGATGGCGGATGTAGACTCCTCCTTATACCTTTTCTGCAAAGAAGTTCGGAAAAATGCTACAGTTGCCCTATCTGGTGAATGTGCCGATGAAATATTCGGAGGATATCCATGGTTTACAAGGAAGGAGGATATAGCCTCTAATACTTTCCCTTGGGCAAAGTCCATGACTGAAAGAAGGAATATACTGTCAAAAAACTTTAAGAATATAGCTATAGAGGATTATGTGACAAGTAAATATGAGGAAACTATAAAGGAAGTCCCTAGGCTTGAAGGAGAATCTCCGGCAGACCATAGAATGAGGGAGTTATTTTATCTAAATCTAAAGTGGTTTATGGTTACTCTATTAAATAGGAAAGATAGGATGAGTATGGCAAGCAACCTTGAGGTAAGGGTTCCTTTTGCTGATTATAGGATTGTGGAATATTTATGGAATGTTCCATGGGAGATGAAATATTATCAAAACAAAGAAAAGGGATTATTGAGAAAAGCCCTCCAGGACATCCTGCCAAAAGAGGTGCTGGAGAGAAAGAAAAGTCCATACCCCAAAACCCATCATCCAGCCTACCGGAGGATGGTGCAACAGATAATGAAGGAAATATTGCAAAACCCAACTTCTCCTCTATTAGAGTTGATTGATGTTACAACAGCTATGGAACTAGTGGAGACGGGGGGAGATTCCTTGAAAAAACCTTGGTTTGGTCAGCTAATGACGGGACCTCAGCTGTTGGCCTATTTGATACAAATCAATACTTGGATGAAGGAATATCATGTAACAGTTAAATAA
- a CDS encoding recombinase family protein, which produces MAGSYLKEDKSMSQLGSDNYQRENYHVGIYCRLSHEDGETGESNSIGNQKAMLTKYVMDKGWSIADIYIDDGYTGVSFERPGFMRLLQDIKAKKISMVITKDMSRLGRDYIQVGHYIEKFFPENRVRFIAVNDNIDTGNLEGNDMTPFKAVINDMYCKDISKKVRSVFNHKRHEGKFIGAFAPYGYEKDPKDNSHLIIDKEIAPTVRRMFQLYISGYGFTAIAKKLNEEGIPSPAYYKNRKYETFNVGKARVPKWSHSSVKAILKNPVYTGVMAQNKSRKINYKSRKTENLQEKDWIVVEGTHEAIISPEDFKKVKTLMKHKNNDFSGAKKAVKLFSGFAFCGDCGEYMTYTKAPSGNYFLICSGYKRFGKSHCTRHSILEEKLEEMILKDFRKLVRKFADRERLKKKAEQVVNKRKTSKNMYEDELTSVDKRLGDIQVMLKSLYEDKVKGVIDEEQFLEFYNAFNKEKVGLNNRYDELKKFLNITEKQEDKQKKVEQLVDDTLNLKKLNRLILAEMIEKVEVLEFEDIKINYKIKNPCQ; this is translated from the coding sequence ATGGCAGGTAGTTATCTGAAGGAGGATAAAAGTATGAGCCAATTAGGTTCAGATAATTACCAAAGAGAAAACTATCATGTAGGAATTTACTGTAGATTAAGTCATGAAGATGGGGAAACGGGAGAGTCCAACTCCATAGGAAACCAAAAAGCGATGTTGACCAAGTATGTCATGGATAAGGGCTGGAGCATTGCAGATATCTATATTGATGATGGTTATACAGGCGTATCCTTTGAAAGACCTGGGTTTATGAGGCTGCTGCAGGATATCAAGGCAAAGAAGATATCCATGGTGATAACAAAGGATATGAGCCGTCTAGGAAGGGACTACATCCAAGTAGGACACTATATTGAGAAGTTCTTTCCAGAAAATCGTGTGCGATTTATAGCCGTCAATGACAATATTGATACGGGAAACCTTGAAGGAAACGACATGACACCCTTCAAAGCCGTTATCAATGACATGTATTGCAAGGACATCAGCAAAAAAGTACGAAGTGTCTTTAATCATAAGAGGCATGAAGGAAAATTTATTGGCGCCTTTGCTCCTTACGGTTATGAAAAGGACCCAAAGGACAACAGTCACCTCATTATCGACAAAGAAATTGCTCCTACTGTAAGAAGAATGTTTCAACTGTATATTTCAGGATATGGGTTTACAGCCATTGCTAAGAAGCTAAACGAAGAAGGGATACCATCTCCTGCCTACTACAAAAACAGAAAGTACGAGACTTTTAATGTAGGGAAGGCAAGGGTGCCTAAGTGGAGCCATAGCTCTGTAAAGGCTATCTTGAAGAATCCAGTTTATACGGGTGTTATGGCACAAAATAAGTCTAGGAAGATAAACTACAAGTCCCGAAAGACTGAAAATCTACAGGAAAAAGACTGGATTGTAGTAGAAGGAACCCATGAAGCCATTATCTCACCTGAGGATTTCAAAAAGGTAAAAACCTTGATGAAGCATAAGAATAATGACTTTTCAGGAGCAAAAAAAGCTGTAAAGCTTTTTAGTGGATTCGCCTTCTGTGGAGATTGTGGAGAGTATATGACCTATACGAAAGCCCCCAGTGGCAATTATTTCTTAATCTGCTCTGGTTATAAACGGTTTGGGAAAAGTCATTGTACTAGGCATTCTATCCTAGAAGAAAAGCTGGAAGAGATGATATTGAAGGACTTTAGAAAACTGGTCCGTAAATTCGCCGATAGGGAAAGGCTAAAGAAAAAAGCAGAACAAGTTGTTAACAAAAGAAAGACCTCCAAAAACATGTATGAAGACGAACTAACCTCAGTAGACAAACGATTAGGAGACATTCAAGTAATGCTGAAGTCTCTCTATGAGGATAAGGTCAAAGGGGTTATCGATGAGGAACAGTTCCTTGAATTCTACAATGCCTTCAACAAGGAAAAGGTTGGTTTAAATAATCGCTATGACGAACTGAAAAAATTCCTGAATATCACAGAGAAGCAGGAGGATAAACAGAAAAAGGTTGAGCAGCTGGTGGATGATACATTAAACTTAAAGAAGCTGAACCGTTTAATCCTAGCTGAGATGATAGAGAAGGTCGAGGTATTGGAATTTGAGGACATTAAGATAAATTACAAGATAAAAAACCCCTGCCAGTAG
- a CDS encoding N-acetyltransferase, with the protein MIKELDNSKIDSIMKIWLEANISAHDFIPADYWKSNYEYVKNALPDATVLVYEEGNEIKGFIGIIEESYIAGLFVSSKYQNEGIGSKLLERCKQEYSVLSLDVYARNIKALNFYKKHRFKIKEEKENDETKEIEYSMIWKL; encoded by the coding sequence ATGATAAAAGAATTAGATAATTCTAAAATAGATAGTATAATGAAAATTTGGCTGGAAGCAAATATTAGTGCTCATGACTTTATACCAGCAGACTATTGGAAGTCAAACTATGAGTATGTGAAGAATGCTTTGCCAGATGCTACTGTCCTTGTCTATGAAGAAGGTAATGAAATAAAAGGTTTCATAGGTATTATTGAAGAATCATATATTGCAGGATTATTTGTTTCTAGTAAATACCAGAATGAAGGTATAGGAAGTAAATTGCTTGAAAGATGCAAACAAGAATATTCTGTTTTAAGTTTAGATGTTTACGCTAGGAATATAAAGGCTTTAAACTTTTATAAAAAGCATAGATTTAAGATTAAAGAAGAGAAAGAGAATGATGAAACTAAGGAAATAGAATATTCAATGATATGGAAGTTATAA